The Paenibacillus sp. MBLB1832 genome has a window encoding:
- a CDS encoding manganese catalase family protein: MWIYEKKLQYPVKVNKCDPRMAKLLLEQYGGADGELAAALRYLNQRYSIPDKVVGLLTDIGTEEFAHLEMIATMVYKLTKDATMEQLKAAGLDDHYAAHDRGLFYQNAGGVPWSATYIQAKGDPIADLYEDIAAEEKARATYQWLIDLTDDVDLQDSLKFLREREVVHSLRFREAVEILKEDRVQKKVY, from the coding sequence ATGTGGATTTATGAGAAAAAGTTGCAATATCCAGTGAAGGTGAATAAATGTGATCCCCGCATGGCCAAACTGCTCCTCGAGCAGTATGGAGGAGCCGATGGCGAACTGGCCGCGGCGCTTCGTTATTTGAATCAGCGGTATTCGATTCCAGATAAAGTGGTTGGATTACTGACAGATATCGGGACAGAGGAATTTGCCCATCTCGAGATGATTGCGACCATGGTGTATAAACTGACAAAAGATGCGACGATGGAGCAATTAAAAGCTGCGGGACTTGATGATCACTATGCTGCTCATGATCGCGGACTCTTCTATCAAAACGCAGGCGGTGTGCCGTGGTCGGCTACGTATATTCAAGCCAAAGGCGATCCGATCGCGGATCTCTATGAGGATATTGCCGCGGAGGAGAAGGCGAGAGCGACGTACCAGTGGTTAATTGACTTGACGGATGATGTGGATTTACAGGATAGCTTGAAATTCCTTCGGGAGCGGGAGGTTGTGCATTCGCTGCGCTTCCGAGAAGCCGTGGAGATTCTGAAGGAGGATCGCGTGCAGAAGAAGGTATACTAG
- a CDS encoding hemolysin family protein, giving the protein MLHTSFDIGSIAFNLVIVVLLVLLNGFFVAAEFALVKVRHSRIQQLVNEGSGKAKYASIVTAQLDTYLSATQLGITLASLGLGWVGEPAINELIMEPFFHKIGVETSVYTTTLSFVISFGFITFMHIVLGELAPKSFAIQKAELTSLWLSAPLLYFYKLFRPIIWVLNGAANRFLAMIGVEPAGEHEAAHTEEEIRILMDESVKSGHINEDEMTLFDNIFEFSDLIAREVMLPRTDMDCLYVETSFIDNLRMVHETKHTRYPVASQDKDHIVGFVHIADLLTADPDVEQEIKTFIRPILNVPESMEVSRILKLMQKKHSQVAIVVDEYGGTAGFLTLEDIMEEIVGELHDEFDINERPGVEVKDKYTSVDGRVLLEDLNDMLDLQIEDEDVDSIGGWLFKKVEGAPVKGKKIVYGNHMFEVTEVDRLRIVRIHITNCEPLKQGND; this is encoded by the coding sequence ATCTTGCATACGTCATTTGACATCGGTTCCATTGCATTCAATTTAGTGATCGTGGTCTTGCTTGTTCTGCTCAATGGATTCTTCGTTGCTGCAGAGTTCGCCCTTGTAAAGGTTCGGCATTCGAGAATTCAACAATTGGTGAACGAAGGCAGCGGCAAAGCCAAATACGCAAGTATAGTGACTGCCCAGTTGGATACGTATTTATCTGCGACACAGCTCGGGATTACTCTTGCTTCACTGGGGCTTGGTTGGGTCGGTGAGCCGGCAATTAATGAATTAATTATGGAGCCTTTCTTTCATAAAATTGGTGTAGAAACATCGGTGTATACGACGACGCTATCGTTCGTGATCTCCTTCGGATTCATTACGTTTATGCATATTGTACTAGGCGAGCTTGCGCCGAAGTCGTTTGCCATTCAAAAAGCAGAGCTAACTTCCTTGTGGCTGTCAGCCCCATTACTGTATTTTTACAAGCTATTCAGACCGATTATTTGGGTTCTCAACGGTGCGGCGAATCGCTTCCTTGCGATGATCGGCGTTGAACCAGCGGGTGAGCATGAAGCGGCTCATACTGAGGAAGAAATTCGAATCCTCATGGATGAGAGTGTCAAAAGCGGCCACATCAATGAAGATGAGATGACGCTTTTCGATAATATTTTCGAATTTTCCGATCTAATCGCCCGCGAAGTCATGCTGCCTAGAACCGATATGGATTGTTTATATGTGGAAACGAGTTTTATCGATAATTTACGCATGGTGCATGAAACGAAACATACGCGATATCCCGTAGCTAGTCAGGATAAGGATCACATTGTTGGTTTTGTACATATTGCTGATCTGCTTACTGCGGACCCTGATGTTGAGCAGGAAATCAAGACGTTCATTCGTCCGATCCTGAATGTGCCTGAATCCATGGAAGTTAGCCGTATCTTGAAGCTTATGCAGAAGAAGCATTCCCAGGTCGCCATTGTCGTAGACGAATACGGTGGAACAGCAGGGTTTCTGACGTTGGAAGATATTATGGAAGAAATCGTTGGCGAGCTGCACGACGAGTTTGATATCAATGAACGTCCTGGTGTGGAAGTCAAAGATAAATACACATCTGTTGATGGCCGCGTTCTTCTCGAAGATTTGAATGACATGCTGGATCTTCAAATTGAAGATGAGGATGTTGATTCTATCGGCGGCTGGTTGTTTAAGAAGGTGGAAGGCGCGCCAGTGAAGGGCAAAAAGATCGTATACGGCAACCACATGTTTGAGGTGACCGAAGTCGATCGCTTGCGCATTGTTCGCATACATATTACGAATTGTGAACCATTAAAACAAGGAAATGATTAA
- a CDS encoding spore coat associated protein CotJA — MFTQFKPYYPYIGPCDPCPPIRVKWYNTPPQLYIHFQPPGLPQFSPYDALQIGTLWPALYGPYPMPMQVQEPRAAEGGESS; from the coding sequence ATGTTTACACAATTTAAGCCGTATTACCCTTACATCGGCCCATGCGACCCCTGTCCGCCCATTCGGGTGAAATGGTACAATACGCCGCCGCAGTTATATATCCACTTCCAGCCACCAGGATTACCCCAATTCAGCCCGTACGATGCGTTGCAAATAGGGACACTCTGGCCGGCGTTATATGGACCTTATCCGATGCCGATGCAGGTGCAGGAGCCTAGAGCGGCAGAAGGAGGCGAGTCGTCATGA
- a CDS encoding spore coat protein CotJB, which translates to MSEHVFPDSYYKQLRDLQAVDFVLVELTLYLDTHPDDLAAIQQYNQFAQKRIPMVQQFELEFGPLMSYGHSFTRQPWQWGNTPWPWQV; encoded by the coding sequence ATGAGCGAACACGTATTTCCCGACTCGTATTATAAGCAGCTTCGTGATTTGCAAGCGGTAGATTTCGTCTTAGTGGAATTGACCTTGTACTTGGATACGCATCCGGACGATTTAGCCGCAATCCAACAATACAATCAATTTGCTCAAAAGCGCATACCGATGGTACAGCAGTTCGAGTTGGAGTTCGGCCCATTGATGTCATACGGTCACAGCTTTACGAGGCAGCCTTGGCAGTGGGGGAATACCCCGTGGCCTTGGCAAGTTTGA
- the yfkAB gene encoding radical SAM/CxCxxxxC motif protein YfkAB, whose protein sequence is MNTNVTHSILPEITPAYDPWDPIRSFRKYGKHVLTSVELTITNLCNMRCEHCAVGDSLTMTEGERIPLPVILKRLDEIEHLETISLTGGEPSYHIKIVKDYMLPILKYARDRGIRTQINSNLTLDLERYELLAPYLDVMHISFNYLNANDFHQVGFVNSARPVGQATAAGMYERMVNNTIALSKGGLYVSAESMINTRTHKKLPEIHQLIHEMGCKRHEVHPMYASSFASHLPMVTLDELRTSIHRLLDARNPEMWMLFGTLPFFACNELEADRALVKRLREEPNVTVRNDPDGRNRLNVSTFTGEVFVTDFANEPPLGNLHEDELDTIFARWENNPLNQRVNCFCSAAACCGPNLLVADSYYRAVDFKSRKAII, encoded by the coding sequence ATGAATACGAACGTAACACACTCCATTTTACCGGAGATAACCCCCGCTTATGACCCTTGGGATCCCATTCGGTCGTTTCGGAAATATGGGAAACATGTATTAACCAGTGTTGAGCTTACGATTACCAATCTGTGTAACATGCGATGCGAGCATTGTGCGGTAGGGGATTCCCTGACGATGACAGAGGGAGAGCGCATTCCGCTTCCTGTTATTTTGAAAAGGCTGGATGAGATTGAGCATCTAGAAACGATCAGCTTGACGGGAGGGGAACCTTCCTACCATATCAAAATCGTAAAAGATTACATGCTGCCCATTCTCAAATACGCTAGAGATCGAGGCATTCGTACACAAATCAACTCCAATCTAACGCTGGATTTGGAGCGCTATGAACTGCTGGCTCCTTATCTAGATGTGATGCACATATCATTCAATTATTTGAATGCGAATGATTTCCATCAAGTTGGCTTCGTGAACTCGGCGCGTCCTGTCGGTCAAGCAACCGCGGCTGGTATGTATGAGCGCATGGTGAACAATACGATCGCCTTAAGTAAAGGCGGGTTGTATGTATCAGCTGAATCAATGATTAACACGCGCACCCACAAGAAATTGCCGGAAATCCATCAACTGATTCATGAGATGGGCTGTAAGCGTCATGAGGTGCATCCGATGTATGCGAGCTCTTTCGCCTCTCATCTGCCGATGGTTACCTTGGATGAGTTGCGTACAAGTATCCACCGCTTGCTGGATGCGAGAAATCCTGAGATGTGGATGCTGTTCGGCACATTGCCTTTCTTTGCTTGTAATGAGCTAGAAGCGGATCGGGCATTGGTCAAAAGGCTTCGCGAAGAGCCAAATGTTACGGTGCGTAACGATCCGGATGGACGTAATCGTCTGAACGTCAGCACCTTTACGGGGGAAGTATTCGTCACCGATTTTGCCAATGAACCGCCGTTAGGAAATTTGCATGAGGATGAGCTGGATACCATCTTTGCTCGTTGGGAGAATAACCCGCTGAATCAACGCGTGAATTGCTTCTGTAGTGCCGCAGCCTGTTGCGGGCCGAACTTATTAGTAGCGGATTCGTATTATCGAGCCGTGGATTTTAAGAGCCGTAAAGCCATTATCTAA
- a CDS encoding spore germination protein, with translation MPSFVGIFNIIRNEGNLINGDTCVIAPTSASKTYTGAGGGITGDFSISTTLFSATVTLDPDVIEAGANKTATGT, from the coding sequence ATGCCTTCTTTTGTAGGGATATTTAATATCATAAGGAATGAAGGAAACCTGATAAACGGGGATACGTGTGTGATTGCACCAACTAGTGCGTCGAAAACCTATACAGGTGCAGGCGGAGGCATTACAGGGGATTTTTCGATCTCGACAACCTTGTTCAGCGCTACCGTCACACTCGACCCCGATGTCATTGAAGCGGGAGCGAATAAGACAGCGACGGGTACGTAA
- the nagA gene encoding N-acetylglucosamine-6-phosphate deacetylase — protein MSELLITGAKIVTEQGVIENGVVHALDGILTYVGEASGWQADSVGPQAAHIHADGKWLLPGFIDVHVHGGNGADFMDSNSKTLDTITRFHASHGTTSMLATTMTATREAIDRVLGEVQSYMERPMPYAQLLGVHLEGPFISPKWAGAQDPKLMVTPQLDWLQDWHERFPQLMKQLTLAPEREGGLEMIAWLRDHGIVAACGHTDATYADIQSAVIAGLSHAVHTYNAMKPLHHREPGTVGAVLTDARISGEIIADGIHVHPAAIKLLTMVKQPHGLLLITDAMSAAGLGDGQYELGGQAVTVQSGVARLTEGGALAGSTLTMIEALRFMVREVGVSVADASRYASGNPARLLGLEATHGSLAAGKQADLLLVSQELELEQVWVRGTNVKDA, from the coding sequence ATGAGCGAGCTACTCATCACAGGCGCTAAAATCGTAACGGAACAAGGGGTCATTGAGAACGGTGTAGTTCATGCTTTGGATGGCATACTGACGTATGTCGGAGAAGCCTCGGGTTGGCAGGCAGACAGCGTTGGTCCTCAAGCTGCTCACATTCATGCGGATGGCAAATGGCTGCTGCCAGGATTCATCGATGTTCATGTGCATGGCGGCAATGGCGCTGACTTCATGGATTCAAATTCGAAAACGCTGGATACTATTACCCGCTTCCATGCGTCCCATGGAACGACATCCATGCTGGCAACGACCATGACTGCAACGCGCGAAGCGATTGACCGAGTGCTAGGTGAAGTTCAAAGCTATATGGAGCGCCCCATGCCTTATGCACAGCTCTTAGGTGTTCATCTAGAAGGCCCTTTCATTTCGCCAAAATGGGCTGGCGCCCAAGATCCGAAGCTGATGGTCACCCCTCAGCTGGATTGGCTGCAAGACTGGCATGAGCGCTTCCCGCAGCTCATGAAGCAATTGACCTTGGCCCCCGAACGCGAAGGGGGCCTTGAGATGATCGCGTGGCTGCGCGATCATGGCATCGTTGCCGCATGCGGCCACACGGACGCCACCTACGCCGACATTCAGTCGGCGGTGATTGCTGGGCTCTCGCATGCGGTGCACACCTACAACGCGATGAAGCCGCTGCATCATCGCGAGCCTGGTACCGTCGGTGCGGTGCTCACCGACGCCCGCATCAGCGGCGAGATTATCGCCGATGGTATTCACGTGCACCCAGCAGCGATTAAGCTGCTGACGATGGTGAAGCAGCCGCATGGCTTGCTGCTGATCACGGACGCCATGTCCGCCGCCGGGCTCGGCGACGGGCAGTACGAGCTGGGCGGCCAGGCCGTCACCGTGCAGTCGGGCGTGGCCCGACTGACGGAAGGCGGCGCGCTCGCCGGCAGCACGCTGACGATGATCGAGGCGCTCCGGTTTATGGTGCGCGAGGTTGGCGTCAGCGTTGCAGACGCAAGCCGCTATGCCAGCGGCAATCCTGCGCGGCTGCTAGGCCTCGAGGCAACGCACGGCTCGCTGGCAGCCGGCAAGCAAGCAGATCTGCTCCTCGTCAGCCAAGAGCTGGAGCTGGAGCAGGTTTGGGTGCGCGGCACGAACGTAAAAGATGCTTAG
- a CDS encoding MMPL family transporter, with protein sequence MDSLTDLKQVPYVDNVSFVAAPRTEGHQDVQAVVVSLQVETDDALEKFPELKKLVHAPTGMEVFVTGGPAILYDMQQASKHDIAKSEAIGLPIALLVLLVVFGTFVGAMLPMIVGLMSVTLTLGVTYFIAQHQSLSNFLPNMVTMLGLAVGIDYALFLVSRFREELKTGVSVGEAVAMTSQTAGKSIFFSGIAVLIGLLGMLFVDLTFFRSLCIGGVIVVSISVIVANTVLLALLGMIGHRINSWQVIPKRFQKKKTSLFWEGIAYSVMKRPVFLVIIVGGALIYSMLPIGHMKLSVPNAEVLPPSYESRYGAELMKSTYDSRYMGPLQIVLHTEEAIWSQGAIKQMKTYSDRVKEINGVKEIQSYLSVLEQKKVNAAGALREEELANMLQSPDVREQLQDTQLAKGHTALLVVIPSLDPDDTATDDLVRDLRKLEVAGLKANVTGGSAYRLDIIDRIQKEIPEVLIFVMGITYIVLLFAFRSVLLPLKAVLMNMLSLGASLGVVVLVFQHGVMADMLHITSIGYVSATLPVIIFCVVFGISMDYEVFLISRIMEEYEVSGDNEKSTAEGLKKTGSLITSAAFILVVVVGSFIFTDIEIMKALGLGLGLAVLIDATIVRVMLVPALMKLLGEANWWAPRWLRLKTPSKLEKL encoded by the coding sequence ATGGATTCCCTGACCGATTTGAAACAGGTCCCCTATGTTGACAATGTGTCCTTCGTTGCCGCGCCTCGTACGGAGGGTCATCAGGATGTCCAAGCGGTAGTCGTGTCCTTACAGGTAGAAACGGATGATGCGCTGGAGAAATTTCCAGAGTTGAAAAAGCTTGTCCATGCCCCAACGGGGATGGAGGTGTTCGTCACGGGAGGGCCCGCCATTCTCTATGACATGCAGCAGGCGAGCAAGCACGATATTGCCAAATCGGAAGCCATCGGATTGCCGATCGCACTGCTTGTGTTATTGGTTGTTTTCGGCACGTTTGTCGGGGCGATGCTGCCGATGATTGTAGGGTTGATGAGTGTCACATTGACACTCGGGGTCACTTATTTTATAGCACAGCATCAGTCGCTCTCGAACTTCCTGCCCAATATGGTCACGATGCTTGGCTTAGCGGTGGGCATTGATTATGCGTTATTCTTGGTGAGCCGGTTTCGTGAGGAGCTCAAAACGGGGGTCAGTGTAGGCGAAGCTGTTGCGATGACCAGTCAAACTGCGGGTAAATCCATCTTTTTCTCAGGGATTGCGGTTCTTATTGGTTTATTAGGCATGTTGTTTGTGGATTTAACGTTTTTCCGTTCCCTCTGCATTGGCGGCGTCATTGTCGTCTCGATTTCCGTGATTGTCGCCAATACGGTTCTACTGGCACTGCTTGGGATGATCGGTCACCGCATTAATTCATGGCAGGTTATACCAAAACGTTTTCAGAAGAAAAAGACGTCTCTTTTCTGGGAAGGGATCGCGTATAGCGTGATGAAACGCCCCGTATTCTTGGTAATTATCGTGGGGGGTGCTTTAATCTACAGCATGCTGCCCATTGGCCATATGAAATTAAGTGTTCCGAATGCGGAAGTTCTTCCGCCAAGTTATGAATCCCGTTATGGGGCGGAGTTGATGAAAAGTACCTATGATTCGCGTTATATGGGGCCTTTACAAATTGTTCTTCATACGGAAGAAGCGATTTGGAGCCAAGGCGCGATAAAACAAATGAAGACGTACAGCGATCGTGTAAAAGAGATCAATGGTGTTAAAGAAATACAAAGTTATTTGAGTGTCCTTGAACAGAAAAAAGTGAATGCTGCAGGAGCGCTTCGGGAGGAAGAGCTTGCGAATATGCTGCAAAGCCCCGATGTGAGGGAGCAGCTGCAGGATACACAATTAGCGAAGGGGCACACCGCCCTGCTTGTTGTGATTCCTTCCTTGGATCCCGATGATACGGCAACGGATGATCTTGTCAGAGACCTGAGAAAGCTCGAAGTAGCGGGTCTCAAGGCGAATGTGACAGGCGGTTCTGCTTACCGGTTAGATATTATTGATCGGATTCAGAAAGAGATTCCGGAAGTGCTTATTTTCGTCATGGGCATTACCTATATCGTCCTGCTCTTCGCATTCCGCTCGGTCTTGCTGCCCCTTAAAGCGGTGCTTATGAATATGCTCAGTCTTGGGGCGAGTCTTGGGGTCGTTGTTTTGGTTTTCCAACATGGTGTGATGGCTGATATGCTGCATATCACTTCGATCGGGTATGTAAGTGCAACGCTGCCTGTTATTATTTTCTGCGTCGTATTCGGGATCTCGATGGATTATGAGGTATTTCTCATTTCACGCATCATGGAAGAATATGAAGTGAGCGGTGACAATGAGAAGAGCACGGCGGAAGGCTTGAAGAAGACGGGAAGTTTAATTACGAGCGCAGCATTTATCCTTGTCGTCGTGGTGGGATCATTTATTTTTACGGATATTGAAATTATGAAGGCGTTGGGTTTAGGGCTTGGCCTGGCCGTCCTGATTGACGCCACCATCGTGCGGGTTATGCTCGTTCCTGCGTTGATGAAGCTGCTAGGTGAAGCGAACTGGTGGGCGCCAAGATGGCTCCGCCTCAAGACACCGTCGAAATTGGAAAAGCTTTGA
- the nagB gene encoding glucosamine-6-phosphate deaminase, which translates to MNLHIFENQQELNEAGAGIITSLVQMQPKAVLGLATGGTPVGIYEELVKAYEKGRVSFKTVTTFNLDEYVGIPADHPESYHAYMQKHLFSHIDLPAGSAHIPNGNAPDLDEECERFNRLLDDAKQIDLQILGLGHNGHIGFNEPDDSLISGTHRVELKDETREANARYFDSINEVPTHALTMGVGTILKAKTILLIVRGADKAEIVHRALTGPITTEVPATLLQTHPHLVVLLDAEAGRLFE; encoded by the coding sequence ATGAATTTGCACATTTTTGAAAATCAACAAGAACTGAATGAGGCTGGAGCTGGTATTATTACCTCTTTGGTCCAAATGCAGCCCAAAGCCGTTCTTGGCTTAGCTACAGGCGGTACACCCGTCGGTATTTACGAAGAATTGGTAAAGGCTTATGAGAAGGGCCGTGTCAGCTTTAAAACCGTCACAACCTTTAACCTCGATGAGTATGTAGGCATTCCTGCCGATCATCCGGAGAGCTACCACGCTTATATGCAAAAGCACTTATTTTCCCATATCGATCTTCCTGCTGGATCTGCCCATATTCCCAACGGCAACGCCCCTGATTTAGATGAGGAATGTGAGCGATTCAATCGACTTCTAGACGATGCGAAGCAAATCGATCTGCAAATCCTAGGGCTTGGACATAATGGCCATATCGGATTTAATGAACCCGACGACTCCTTGATCAGCGGTACGCACCGCGTTGAACTGAAAGATGAGACGCGCGAAGCGAATGCCCGTTACTTTGACTCCATTAATGAAGTGCCTACTCACGCCTTAACGATGGGTGTTGGTACAATCCTGAAGGCCAAAACCATTCTCCTAATCGTTCGCGGCGCGGATAAAGCCGAGATCGTTCATCGTGCCCTTACAGGTCCGATTACAACGGAGGTGCCTGCTACACTGCTTCAAACTCATCCACATTTGGTTGTGTTGCTTGATGCTGAAGCAGGGAGGCTTTTTGAATGA
- a CDS encoding HAD family hydrolase, with the protein MNTQKLWPEAMLFDLDGTLFQTETLLLPAYHATFDELRARGFYEGETPPEERILGALGMLLEHIWMRVMPEAPLATHQEADRLLIKYQVQGLKEGRGVLYEGVADTLQKLHDNGVRLFVASNGLETYVREVIAAKGLGHLFEGLYSAGEYLTRSKVDLVRIALEKHGIQSAWMVGDRSSDVEAGLRNQLTVVACDYAGFREAGELDGAHIRIRHFADILTHLT; encoded by the coding sequence ATGAATACACAGAAACTATGGCCAGAAGCGATGCTTTTCGATCTGGATGGCACGTTATTTCAAACAGAGACCTTGCTGTTACCGGCTTACCATGCAACTTTTGATGAATTAAGAGCTAGAGGCTTCTATGAAGGTGAAACGCCGCCAGAAGAAAGGATTCTAGGAGCGCTAGGCATGCTGCTTGAGCATATCTGGATGCGGGTGATGCCAGAGGCTCCTCTTGCTACGCATCAGGAAGCAGACCGCTTACTGATTAAATATCAGGTGCAAGGATTAAAAGAGGGCCGCGGCGTGTTATATGAAGGCGTTGCTGACACCTTACAAAAGTTGCATGACAACGGCGTTCGTTTATTCGTAGCCAGTAACGGCTTAGAGACGTACGTGAGAGAAGTGATCGCAGCCAAAGGGCTGGGGCATCTGTTCGAAGGCTTGTACAGCGCAGGTGAGTATTTGACACGTTCCAAGGTTGATTTGGTTCGTATTGCACTCGAAAAGCACGGCATCCAATCGGCCTGGATGGTGGGGGATCGCTCCTCCGATGTGGAAGCAGGACTTCGCAATCAACTCACGGTTGTTGCCTGTGATTATGCCGGCTTCCGGGAAGCAGGCGAATTGGATGGCGCACATATACGAATTCGCCATTTTGCAGATATTTTAACCCATTTAACGTAA
- the ytvI gene encoding sporulation integral membrane protein YtvI, with protein sequence MSAKTAILMAIGLVLLYISFTIGLPFLLALVTAIFLDPLAVLFMRVARMSRFVSVTIVSTLFTLLMLALIYFIGMNVVTELIDLGRKAPNYMDEVNKYVDQAVVRTQVFYDSLSPEMAAQVQTWVERSTETLTGALTSALSGISSFFLNMAGKIPNLFMLLIVYVIALYLCMYSLPNMKIAFLSIFEPRSSEKMGNVLTYLREAIFGFIRAQLIMAIFTYLVTFIGLLVLRAEYPLAISLLVMVMEFVPVIGTGLIFIPWIIYQLIIGHTGMGIGLLVLFLVLVIFRRIIEPKVLSDAVGINSLAALISLYVGFEWLGFAGLFLGPLVVIIYQSLRKAGILNFNIKLES encoded by the coding sequence ATGTCGGCTAAGACCGCCATACTTATGGCGATTGGACTAGTGCTGTTGTACATATCGTTCACCATAGGACTGCCGTTTCTGCTTGCCTTGGTTACAGCCATTTTTCTAGATCCATTGGCAGTACTTTTCATGCGCGTCGCGAGAATGAGCCGATTTGTATCGGTAACCATTGTAAGTACATTGTTTACGCTGCTGATGCTGGCGCTTATTTATTTTATTGGGATGAACGTGGTCACAGAGCTGATTGATCTAGGCCGCAAGGCACCTAATTATATGGATGAAGTCAATAAGTATGTGGATCAAGCTGTCGTACGTACGCAGGTGTTCTACGATTCCTTGTCACCAGAGATGGCTGCCCAAGTACAAACCTGGGTGGAACGCAGCACCGAAACGTTAACGGGCGCACTGACGAGTGCGTTGAGCGGGATCTCTAGTTTTTTCCTGAATATGGCGGGGAAAATTCCTAATCTCTTCATGCTGCTCATCGTCTATGTGATCGCCTTGTACCTCTGTATGTACAGTTTGCCGAATATGAAAATCGCCTTCCTCTCCATATTTGAGCCGAGATCTAGTGAGAAAATGGGAAATGTGCTGACATATTTACGTGAAGCGATTTTTGGCTTCATTCGAGCCCAGCTCATCATGGCGATCTTCACCTATTTGGTCACCTTCATCGGATTGCTCGTTCTGAGAGCGGAGTATCCGCTGGCGATTTCACTGCTCGTCATGGTGATGGAGTTCGTACCGGTTATAGGAACAGGGCTCATTTTCATCCCGTGGATCATTTATCAGCTCATCATTGGACATACGGGAATGGGCATCGGTTTGTTGGTCCTATTCTTAGTTCTCGTCATCTTCCGTCGCATCATCGAGCCTAAAGTGCTTAGCGATGCCGTTGGCATCAATTCGTTAGCTGCACTTATCTCGTTGTATGTCGGCTTCGAATGGCTGGGCTTTGCAGGGTTATTCCTAGGACCGCTAGTCGTAATCATCTATCAGTCCCTGCGGAAAGCAGGCATTCTAAACTTCAATATCAAGTTGGAATCATAA
- a CDS encoding HD-GYP domain-containing protein, whose product MLLMPINMCHPGMRLAKNIYNDDGMVLLAVNVELTQRLIDRLFSYGIDYIYIEDARTNDIIQEDVIQDETRTRAVSEIRNTFKKVMEDSNKRGAVNYYDIGRNFRDVMKMIIDDLSAHEGAMVMLNNMNVKDNYLFQHSVNVSIYAIMLGISYGYSREKLEALGLGALLHDIGKTKVPLGILRKPSQLTLEEFAEMKNHTIYGFNLLKDEPNIPLLSAHCAYQHHERINGSGYPRGIKGNEINEFARWIGLVDSYDAMTTTRVYRRPLLPHEAMEQLFAGSGTMYDQSQIALFRDKIAIYPLGITVRLNTGEYGIVSKLNMAVPHRPTVRVLQNEGGTVLKEPYEIDLSLRLSILISEIGEIKVSESELHEDIPTIF is encoded by the coding sequence ATGCTGTTAATGCCGATCAACATGTGTCACCCTGGAATGAGGCTGGCAAAGAATATATACAACGACGATGGCATGGTGCTTCTGGCCGTTAATGTAGAGCTGACACAAAGACTCATTGATCGGTTATTTAGTTACGGCATCGACTATATATATATTGAAGATGCTAGAACGAACGATATTATTCAAGAAGATGTCATTCAAGATGAAACAAGAACACGAGCCGTGTCTGAGATTCGCAATACCTTCAAGAAGGTCATGGAGGATTCGAATAAGCGGGGCGCTGTGAACTATTACGATATCGGTCGGAATTTCCGTGATGTCATGAAAATGATAATTGATGATCTAAGCGCCCATGAGGGTGCGATGGTCATGCTGAATAATATGAATGTGAAGGATAATTATCTCTTTCAGCATTCCGTCAACGTAAGTATTTATGCCATTATGCTAGGGATTAGCTACGGGTATAGCCGAGAAAAACTCGAAGCATTGGGTCTAGGCGCTTTACTGCATGACATCGGTAAAACGAAGGTGCCGCTCGGCATCCTGAGAAAACCGTCACAGTTAACGCTAGAAGAATTTGCTGAAATGAAAAATCATACGATCTATGGTTTTAACCTTTTAAAAGATGAACCGAATATTCCGCTCTTGTCCGCGCATTGTGCTTATCAGCATCATGAACGAATTAATGGCAGTGGATATCCGCGAGGTATTAAAGGGAATGAAATTAATGAGTTCGCCCGTTGGATTGGTCTTGTTGATTCGTATGATGCCATGACCACGACCCGCGTATATCGCAGACCATTGCTGCCGCATGAAGCGATGGAGCAGTTGTTCGCAGGCTCAGGGACGATGTATGATCAAAGTCAAATCGCCTTGTTCCGAGATAAAATCGCCATTTACCCATTAGGTATTACAGTACGGTTGAATACGGGTGAATACGGCATCGTTTCGAAGTTGAATATGGCCGTTCCCCATAGACCTACAGTTCGTGTCTTGCAAAACGAAGGCGGAACGGTATTGAAGGAGCCTTATGAAATTGACCTCTCTTTGAGATTATCAATATTAATCTCAGAAATTGGAGAAATTAAAGTAAGTGAATCCGAGCTTCATGAAGATATACCAACAATCTTTTAA